The Acidobacteriota bacterium genome contains the following window.
TCCGGAGCAGTGGGCCGGCGCTACGGACTCGACCTGGTATTCGTCCTTCATTCGCTGTGCCAGGCCTTCGATATATTCCCGTTTGTATGGAATTAGATGAAATCCGCCGACCACAACATAGATCTTTTCTTTGCGAACTTTTTTGGTTTCCTGAATGATGGATTCGATCGTGCTGTGCGAGCAGCCGGAAATAATAATTTCGCCATTTGCCGTCGCAAGAGCGAGCGATAATTCTGGCATCCCGATAAACTGTGGATTCTCGTCAAACGGCGGGTATTTGATAAATGTTCCCATCAGTTTGGAAGTCGTCGCAATGATCGTTACCCCCGGCAGAACCTCCTTGGCCACGGTCAGGTATTCCACATCAGATCTCCAAAATCGGCCGGTCGGCACAGTTATCATACCTTCGATGACGGTGTCGCCGCCGAAGTATTGCATTTCCTTTGGCAATGTTTTTGCCGCGTCGGGTTCGGTTTCACGAAAAGGAAATTTGATCGGTGCTCCCAGCGAAAAGAAATCCGCAGGGGCATAGATCTTAACTTTTGGATTGACACTCAAGAGGTAATCAAAGCCGCCGATGTGGTCATAGTGTCCGTGCGACACAACGGCAATATCTATCTTTCTAAGGTCAATTTTCAACGCCTTGAGATTTCGTTCAAAGACATTGGCATCTGTTCCTGAATCAAACAGGATCATCTTCCCTTTGTATTCGACAACGGCCGAGAAACCGAAATCTTGTTTGAGTTCTTTGTTGTCTTTACCAAAAGCTTCATATACGTTTGTCAAAACAACACCCGACGAGATCTGCCTAGTTTGTGCTGTACCAAGCGAAGCTAGAGTCAGCCCTATTATTATTGCCAAAGCAACAAGACCACGAATTGGTTGTTTCATTTGTCTCCTTTAACTATCTATTAAACGCGGCGATAAGTTGGCGGACCGAAGTTCTTCCAGCCTGTTCATTACCATAGATCCATTTCTATTACGACCTGAACCGCAGTCGTCGCCGCCCCGGTCATAAACCAAGAGTTTAAGACCTTTTTCATTCTGAGCCCATAAGCCCATATCGAATTGCCGCTTCGAGGACATCCGTGTTTATATCTTTTAGAGTTTTGAACCTGATGCAATACCCGGTCACGGTCGCTTTGCCGAGGGTGCTGGCGTATGTTTCGGTCAGGTATTTCTTGTCTTCGATGCCGAGGATGTAGACAGATATCCCGGTTTTGTTTGGGCTCAGGCCGATCTGATAGAACTCGCTGACCGTGCCATCGGCGTATTTATGTGGGCGGGATCCGTACCCGATATCCGGATTAGAAACGACCTTACCGTTCGCATCTTTGCCGTCGAGAAACCACAATTTACAACCCGGACTTACTTGCCGGATCAGGTCGTGCAATGCCTGCATCTCGCCGCGCTTTGGTTCCGAGTGACTGGCAATAAACTCTTTTAACTGGTCTTGTACTTTCATGAGTTTCCTGGATCGCGTAGCGATCAGATGATTTTAGCCGTGGACGTTTGTCCACGGTACGTCAAATGAATGATTCGCGTCACGTAGCGACGATTGAATTCCGCGCCATAACATTCATTCGTCGCTACGCGACGAGGATCAATTATTCTCAATTCCCGTGGACAAACGTCCACGGCTAAATTCAAACAACCGCTACGCGGCACCTCGATCCACTGACATCTCTTTCAACAACTCTTCCAGATTTTGCAATTGAGCCATCGTACCTTCGCGGAAGCCGAATTCGATCATGCGCTCGAGGCGTTCCAAGGATTCGTTGTAGATAGAAACGTGAACCGTCGTCTTTCCGTCCTGCTCGCTGAAACTCAGGTCCCAATCAGAGCCCGGTAATTCTACATTTTCGTCCGCGTCGGCGAATGTATTGAAGAGCTTGAAATTGCTTTTCGGCGTGATCGAAGTATATTTCTGCAAAACCCAACGCTCGACGCCTTCGGGGCTGACCATTGCGTAAAATCTCTTGCCGCCAACGGCAAAGTCCATGACCTTTGTCCGTGACGCAAAAGGCTTCGGCGCCCACCACTGGTCGAGCAGTTCCGCCTTTGTATATGCGTCCCAGACCAACCTCAGCCCGGCATTAAACTCTTTTGTTATCGTGACCGTCTTCGTCTCTTTATTAACTATAAAATCCATATAACTATCGCTCATTACATTTCGGCTAGAACTCCATCGAGTCGCTGGTAGTTCATCTCCATGCCGTCCGTCATGCCGGTTTCGAGGGCTGCGTCGCGGTCGGTCTGCGAGGCATATTTGATCGTGGTGGCGACGTTCGTGATACCGTCGACCTCGTCGAAAGTAACGGTAATGATCGACGGTTCACCGCCCATCGAAATGCCCATATTGCCGGGATCGAAGATCTGCGTATGAACGATCTTCGCGTGCGCAACGACCTCAAGAACCTCCCCCGTGAATCCGAACTCCATACCGTTCGCGTCACTCCGCCAACGCCATTGATACTCGCCGCCGACGCGCATATCCATCTCGCAGACAGGCATCGTCCAACCGGGCGTGCTACCGCACCAACGACGCATCAGGTCCGGTTCCACGTAGGCCCGCCACACCAGCTTGGCGGGAGCGTCGAAGCTCCGTTTTACGAGCACCTCGGTATCTGACGGCAGGCTTGCTTCGGCTGGTTTCATATCTTTCGCTCCTGTTTTTCTTGGTGTTTTAACACGGTAAGCAACACATCAAGCTGCTCAAACCGGCTTTCCCAGATCTTTCTATACTGCTCTAACCATTCGTCGATCTCTTTCATTTTGTCGATCTCCAACCGGTAATAGATCTCTCGCCCCCGCTGCTCCGGCGTCACCACATCGCATTCCGTCAATATCCGCAAATGCTTAGAAACCGCCTGCCGCGACGTGTCAAAATGCTCCGCAATAGCATTCGGCGTCATCGCCTGCAAAGCGATCAAAGCAATGATCGCCCGCCGCGTCGGATCCGCAATAGCCTGAAAAATGTCTCGCTTCATGCTCACAAGCAAGAGTATGCAACCAATCAGTTGCAAATGTCAAGTGCAACCGAACGGTTTCGGGAAGCCCGCGAAGATTTTGATTTTGAGAATGGATTGCATGTGATAAAATTGTGCCTGAGGCGGTTGTATGACACATTCACTGACATTGGAATTGCCAGAGCGGGTTTATAAGAATCTTGCGGAAAAGGCATCGAAGAATGGCAAGCCTATCGAGGAATTTGTCGCTCAGGAGATCATCAGTCGCGACTATCCGAAATTCGGTGACGATCCGCTAGACCGGCTGATCGGCACTCTCGATACCGGTATCGGCGATTGGGGAACCAATCATGACAAGTATATTGGTGAGGCTGTGCTGCTGGAAATGCGAGGCAAGGATGAATGAAACCTGTATTCGTCGACACTTCCGGTTGGGCAAGCCTGCTCGATCGCAATGAAGGCTTTCATAAGAAAGCTGATGCCGTTTATTCCGCGATCCGACAATCTGGAGCAAAGCTCGTCACCTCAAACTACATTATCGCAGAACTTACGGCTGTCTTGATGAGTCCGCTTCGTCTGCCGAAACCTCGAATCATTACCTACGTTCACGGCATCAAGTCATCTGATTCGGTCGAGATAGTTCACGTTGACGAATCGCTCGACCATCGTTCGTGGACCTTGCTCACCGAACGAGAAGATAAGAATTGGAGCCTCATTGATTGTTCGCGTTTTGTGATAATGCAGGATCGAGATATTTCCGATGCGCTGACCGCTGACCACAATTTTGAGCAGGCCGGATTCGTTCAACTTTTGAAATACTAATAAAAGAACCCTGTGTGACGAATGCCCAGAATTAATTCAGGAAGTGCGGCGAATCCGCGAAGAAAACGCGGCGAAGTTTAACCATGATATTGATGCTATCGTCGAAGATGCTCGCGTACGCCAACGGACATCTGGCGTAAAGTCCGTTTCGTTGCCACCACGAAAGCCTGAAGTGTTTGCGAGTCGAAAACCGATTGCGGAAAAAGTATAAATAGCTATTATTCCTTAATGACGTTGCCGTTGAGCATCAGGACGAATTTACCTTCTATAATAATTTTTCCTGCATACCTAGCCTCACTTTTCTCAAAGTTCCACTTTTTCATCGCGTTCATAAGGGCCGCTCTCAATAATGGATGGCCGGAAATCGGAACCACACACTCGAGCTCACCCTCGGGCGAAATGACTAGCTCAAAAACAGATTCTCCTATCGCTCTGACTGCTATTGCGGCCGGTGGATAGTTGGGCATTTCGCTTGAAACAATCCTCTTATTCAGATCGGCGGTGGAGATTTGCGAAGCCACGTCGATTGACGCACAGGTCGTTGTATTTTCTTTGACCGGGAAAACGGGGTCTTTCTCTTCAGCCTGTTTTGAGGAAAGGAGGAAATGGAGAGATGGGATTTTGTCTTTCACCTGATCCAAGACCTCACCGTTTTGGAGATTTACACGAATATCGAAGAATTGTTCATCCTTCGCAGGCTTGACCACTTTTAGGATGAGTTGGCTCATCTCATAATCAATTTGGTGGGTGCCGTACCAGTGAATTGAACTGGTGCTTGCCGGAAGATTGTCTATGTCACTTTCCGTCAGAAAGTCTGTCAATCCGAGTTTCTTGATCAGAGTGCCCGTTTTACCGTTGTAAATCGCAACAACATTATCGCCGTGGCCTACGCCATGCCAGTTATCGAACGTTATGACGTAGTCTCCGTTGTCGGAAATAAGAACACTAACCGGGGCGACGTCATTATCAAGTCGTACGTTCCAAAGTGTCTTTCCTTTCGCGGAGAGGGTTCCTTTGCAGATGTTATGCGGAATACCCTTTACAGCTCCAGCATTATCTGTCTCGTCAACCTTGTCCTGAAAATAAGCTAACCGGCTTTCGAGCTTTTTCGGTTCAACCTTCAAGCAATACTTCTTGTTTGCAGAACAATACTTCTCGACCGTGGGCAATCTCCATGAATCCGCATGGACTACGGTCGATAATCCAAAAAGGACGATGAACAAATAAAAACAATTCTTCATTACCGAATGGGATGCCCTTCGTAGTCCTCGGTTTGCATCAGGTGTATTTCACCACTCCTGAATAACCACCCCAACCTGTCCGTCCATCAATGCAAATTCTTTGGCTCCCCATGGGCGGAGGGTGATCTTGGGAAGGTTTGGGTGGAGGAATTGGGGATAGGACGTGGAGACTTTTTCGTAGACCTCTTCGATATTTTTGGTCACTAACCTGAACTCGGGGCTGTGCTCTTTGGCGAGGTTGGCGTTTTGGAACAGGTTGATCCGCAGGCCGTCTCGTTCGAGTACGCAGAATGGTTTGTGCGATGGTATTTCATCATGTTTGATCGTGAAACCCAGACAATCGACAAAGAATTTCAACCCATCGGCGATGTCGACGTAAAAGATGTTTGGGACGAGTTTTTCGAATTTCATTGTTTAACTTTAATACGATTTTCATCATAGATCGCGTAGCGATCAGTTGAATTTAGCCGTGGGTTTTAACCCACGGATTGCGCGAAAAATGATCGTCGTCGCGTAGCGACGATTGAATCCGATCCATAATATTCATTCGTCGCTACGCGACGAGATCATATGAATCGCTGGATCCGTGGGTTTAAACCCACGGCTAAATTCAGGTTGCCGCTACGCGGCGTCATTGAGTGCCGTGTACGCTTTCTTTAACGCTGCGGTATTTAGCTGCGAGGAAGAGTCTTTGGGATTCGTTTTCGTTAGACCGTTACATCTTTCCTCACCAAAACGATATCAAGATCGGACCTACTTCTGACCCTTTCGCGCGGCAGCGACCATCGCCCTGATCTCGCCTGCCAATGTCGGGGCGTGGTATGGGATGCCGTCTTTGATGGTC
Protein-coding sequences here:
- a CDS encoding MBL fold metallo-hydrolase, which translates into the protein MKQPIRGLVALAIIIGLTLASLGTAQTRQISSGVVLTNVYEAFGKDNKELKQDFGFSAVVEYKGKMILFDSGTDANVFERNLKALKIDLRKIDIAVVSHGHYDHIGGFDYLLSVNPKVKIYAPADFFSLGAPIKFPFRETEPDAAKTLPKEMQYFGGDTVIEGMITVPTGRFWRSDVEYLTVAKEVLPGVTIIATTSKLMGTFIKYPPFDENPQFIGMPELSLALATANGEIIISGCSHSTIESIIQETKKVRKEKIYVVVGGFHLIPYKREYIEGLAQRMKDEYQVESVAPAHCSGQLGFSIFQKAFGDKYKFFGLGERLVL
- a CDS encoding SRPBCC domain-containing protein — its product is MSDSYMDFIVNKETKTVTITKEFNAGLRLVWDAYTKAELLDQWWAPKPFASRTKVMDFAVGGKRFYAMVSPEGVERWVLQKYTSITPKSNFKLFNTFADADENVELPGSDWDLSFSEQDGKTTVHVSIYNESLERLERMIEFGFREGTMAQLQNLEELLKEMSVDRGAA
- a CDS encoding winged helix-turn-helix transcriptional regulator, which encodes MKRDIFQAIADPTRRAIIALIALQAMTPNAIAEHFDTSRQAVSKHLRILTECDVVTPEQRGREIYYRLEIDKMKEIDEWLEQYRKIWESRFEQLDVLLTVLKHQEKQERKI
- a CDS encoding DUF1801 domain-containing protein — encoded protein: MKVQDQLKEFIASHSEPKRGEMQALHDLIRQVSPGCKLWFLDGKDANGKVVSNPDIGYGSRPHKYADGTVSEFYQIGLSPNKTGISVYILGIEDKKYLTETYASTLGKATVTGYCIRFKTLKDINTDVLEAAIRYGLMGSE
- a CDS encoding PIN domain-containing protein — encoded protein: MKPVFVDTSGWASLLDRNEGFHKKADAVYSAIRQSGAKLVTSNYIIAELTAVLMSPLRLPKPRIITYVHGIKSSDSVEIVHVDESLDHRSWTLLTEREDKNWSLIDCSRFVIMQDRDISDALTADHNFEQAGFVQLLKY
- a CDS encoding SRPBCC family protein; protein product: MKPAEASLPSDTEVLVKRSFDAPAKLVWRAYVEPDLMRRWCGSTPGWTMPVCEMDMRVGGEYQWRWRSDANGMEFGFTGEVLEVVAHAKIVHTQIFDPGNMGISMGGEPSIITVTFDEVDGITNVATTIKYASQTDRDAALETGMTDGMEMNYQRLDGVLAEM